One genomic region from Pseudobacteriovorax antillogorgiicola encodes:
- a CDS encoding hybrid sensor histidine kinase/response regulator: MKKISNTLVRKVFTTYFAVAAIITMVHLGVQLYDEEERVVKLLDDYRGMTISALGTGLWNFDGDSLASSLEGVIEAPLICRAVARSPKSFNGDVLADVVDRDCPVSQDKLLPYKFSVMYSGDGVEQSDVGTATFYYNGQFALANAIDRAFLIIALSLVKTAILGLIIVYWARRLVKDPLKKISEFCGSLSEQEHHDYQAQIHSEDEISELERSFIKLLDKVRSLSQESRAKSNFLSNISHELRTPLNAIIGYSQMLIEDLDCAEKVESDDIKKDLKSIESSGSHLLCLINEILDMAKVESEQFTLRPNHISPSDLAQQVKILVSPLMVANSNQFSIEVSEQVKPLYTDASRLKQILLNLLSNAAKYTHNGLIILKIEPIKLSGSEAVSFSVRDSGQGISPQDLRRVFDKFVQVHDASQDKYSGTGIGLSLSKGLAQKMGGNLTATSILGEGSCFRLVIPLEDPRWDATQVLKPSKRLMIMDDDSDILDLAQEMIGDICHVEVARTLDEALGILTKQPVDLLYLDIHMPVMDGLKVLAEIRRLNLCPPKVYFLSGTSISSYLVKAQNAGVEGIIEKPLSIDKLLQPLNEQRKAS; the protein is encoded by the coding sequence GTGAAAAAGATATCCAATACTCTCGTGCGCAAGGTATTTACAACTTACTTTGCAGTTGCAGCTATAATTACAATGGTGCACCTGGGTGTTCAGCTCTACGATGAAGAGGAGCGGGTTGTCAAACTACTGGATGATTATCGTGGCATGACGATAAGTGCTCTTGGAACCGGGCTTTGGAACTTTGATGGCGACTCCCTTGCTTCGAGCTTGGAAGGAGTGATTGAAGCGCCCCTTATTTGCCGGGCAGTAGCTCGATCACCGAAGAGCTTCAACGGAGACGTATTAGCAGATGTTGTGGATAGAGATTGTCCTGTCAGTCAAGATAAATTGCTACCCTATAAATTTTCAGTGATGTACTCAGGAGATGGTGTCGAACAGAGTGATGTCGGAACTGCGACTTTTTATTATAATGGTCAATTTGCACTTGCCAACGCGATTGATCGTGCCTTTCTTATCATCGCGCTTTCGCTAGTCAAAACGGCTATTCTTGGGCTGATTATAGTTTACTGGGCTCGGCGGCTCGTGAAAGACCCTCTCAAGAAGATTAGCGAGTTTTGTGGTTCTTTGAGCGAGCAAGAGCATCACGACTATCAAGCTCAGATTCATAGTGAGGACGAAATTTCGGAATTGGAGCGATCTTTTATCAAGTTACTTGATAAGGTGAGGAGTCTTTCCCAGGAATCACGTGCTAAATCAAACTTCTTATCAAATATTAGCCATGAACTACGGACACCACTCAATGCTATTATTGGTTATAGCCAGATGCTCATCGAAGATCTTGATTGTGCAGAAAAAGTTGAAAGCGATGACATTAAGAAAGATTTGAAGAGTATCGAAAGCTCCGGCAGCCACCTTCTTTGCTTGATAAATGAGATTCTTGATATGGCAAAGGTTGAGTCAGAGCAATTCACTCTCAGACCGAATCACATATCGCCAAGTGACCTTGCTCAACAAGTAAAGATCCTAGTTTCACCATTGATGGTAGCAAATAGTAACCAATTTTCTATCGAAGTTAGCGAGCAGGTCAAGCCTCTCTACACCGATGCCTCCCGCCTGAAACAGATACTCTTGAATTTGCTTAGCAATGCAGCTAAGTACACACACAATGGCTTAATTATCCTTAAAATTGAGCCTATAAAATTGTCTGGATCTGAAGCGGTTTCTTTTTCTGTTCGTGACTCAGGTCAAGGAATTTCACCACAAGATTTGAGGCGAGTCTTCGATAAGTTTGTCCAAGTCCATGATGCGAGCCAAGATAAGTATTCCGGAACTGGAATTGGACTATCGCTATCTAAGGGCCTAGCGCAAAAAATGGGAGGCAATTTAACAGCAACAAGCATTCTAGGGGAGGGTAGTTGTTTTCGACTTGTCATTCCACTTGAAGACCCTCGCTGGGATGCCACTCAAGTGTTAAAACCATCTAAGAGGCTGATGATAATGGATGATGATAGCGATATCCTCGATTTAGCCCAGGAAATGATAGGAGATATTTGTCATGTAGAGGTAGCGAGAACTCTGGACGAAGCCCTAGGAATTTTAACTAAACAGCCAGTAGACCTGCTCTATTTGGATATTCATATGCCCGTTATGGATGGACTCAAAGTCCTAGCTGAAATCCGTCGTCTCAACCTCTGTCCTCCAAAGGTCTACTTTCTATCGGGCACCAGCATCTCTAGCTACTTAGTTAAAGCTCAAAATGCTGGTGTAGAGGGTATCATTGAAAAACCTTTGAGTATTGATAAACTCCTTCAACCATTGAACGAACAACGTAAAGCGTCATAA
- a CDS encoding ATP-binding protein translates to MSQDAKQKLGSEISRVFYFVTSNCSFGLQIISPEYRYIYLNEVLLNQIKMVKEELVGKKMSDVFPGIEKAQVYSEIEACFATKEPRSFVNEFTLESGETLYYNLDLEYFDDCVVITSRNITEAKSLEVLLEKTNQRLEESVEKRTQELGAKNILLAAERDRATAAEKASKLFLANMSHEIRTPMNGIIGVADLIRDNLGNRKLASKWLDVLVRSGENLLRIIDDILSYSKLHSTAIEVEKKPFSLFELYEEQLTLLNSLAGDKSGLEVSSNFECHSEIVEGDKFRLGQVLTNLIGNAVKFTSSGFIEFDFKEVVNSDTSALHIKVADSGIGMNHDQLARIFMPFSQADDSVTRRFGGTGLGLAISKELIEAMKGTIKVESTPGKGTNFELSFPLVKTSKVSKKLSNNKREIYDLDLGLRILLVEDNLLNQEIATFILRSIGYDPMVAATGIECLDLMKENCFDVIFMDYHMPEMDGIEATRAIRSNKDLVVQPKIIALTASAMESEREACFAAGMDDFLAKPLRRSELTKILGRIEPRKAVV, encoded by the coding sequence TTGAGTCAAGATGCGAAACAAAAGCTAGGATCTGAGATATCGAGAGTTTTTTATTTCGTCACTAGCAACTGCTCTTTTGGCCTTCAGATCATATCGCCTGAATATCGCTATATATACCTTAACGAAGTTCTTCTCAACCAGATCAAGATGGTGAAAGAAGAACTGGTTGGTAAGAAGATGAGTGATGTATTTCCAGGTATTGAGAAAGCACAGGTCTACTCTGAAATAGAGGCCTGTTTCGCAACGAAGGAACCGCGCTCCTTTGTTAATGAATTTACCTTAGAATCTGGTGAAACGCTCTACTACAATTTAGATTTGGAGTATTTCGACGACTGTGTTGTCATCACATCACGAAATATTACCGAAGCGAAAAGTTTAGAGGTATTGCTTGAGAAGACCAACCAACGCTTAGAAGAAAGTGTGGAGAAACGAACTCAAGAGTTGGGAGCTAAAAACATTCTTTTAGCAGCAGAACGAGATCGAGCAACAGCTGCTGAAAAAGCGTCAAAGCTATTTTTAGCTAATATGAGTCACGAGATTCGAACTCCAATGAATGGCATTATCGGTGTTGCAGACCTTATCCGAGATAACTTAGGCAACCGGAAATTAGCTTCCAAGTGGCTCGATGTCTTGGTTCGCTCCGGTGAAAATCTTTTAAGAATTATCGATGACATCCTATCATATTCGAAGCTGCATTCGACTGCGATCGAGGTAGAGAAGAAGCCCTTTTCACTTTTTGAACTTTACGAGGAGCAACTAACACTTCTTAATTCTCTTGCTGGAGACAAGTCGGGCCTTGAAGTTAGTTCGAACTTCGAATGTCACAGCGAAATCGTAGAGGGTGATAAGTTCCGACTAGGTCAAGTTCTTACCAATTTAATCGGTAATGCGGTAAAATTCACATCGAGTGGCTTCATTGAATTCGATTTTAAGGAAGTCGTGAATAGCGATACTAGCGCTTTACATATCAAAGTAGCGGATTCCGGAATCGGAATGAATCATGATCAACTAGCAAGGATATTTATGCCGTTTTCCCAAGCTGATGACTCAGTAACGAGGCGGTTTGGAGGAACGGGACTTGGCTTAGCAATCTCAAAGGAACTCATAGAGGCAATGAAGGGAACGATCAAGGTAGAAAGTACACCAGGAAAAGGAACGAACTTCGAGCTATCATTTCCACTTGTAAAAACTAGCAAGGTTAGCAAGAAATTATCAAATAACAAACGTGAGATCTACGATCTCGACTTGGGGTTACGCATCTTATTGGTAGAAGACAACCTACTCAACCAAGAAATAGCGACATTTATTCTCAGATCTATTGGATACGATCCAATGGTAGCGGCGACAGGAATTGAGTGCTTGGACTTGATGAAAGAAAATTGCTTTGATGTGATTTTCATGGACTACCATATGCCTGAAATGGACGGTATTGAAGCGACCCGGGCAATACGGTCGAATAAAGATTTGGTGGTACAACCAAAAATTATCGCCTTAACGGCCTCTGCCATGGAGTCAGAAAGAGAAGCGTGTTTTGCAGCAGGGATGGACGATTTTCTAGCTAAACCCTTAAGGCGCAGCGAACTGACAAAAATTCTCGGTAGAATAGAGCCGAGGAAAGCTGTCGTTTGA